From one Solanum stenotomum isolate F172 chromosome 12, ASM1918654v1, whole genome shotgun sequence genomic stretch:
- the LOC125846561 gene encoding copper-transporting ATPase RAN1, with product MAPSMRDVQLTVTGKSSSAADDDIDGAGEEVRLLDSYDEVNLDKLGENLRRIQVRVTGMTCAACSTSVEGALMGVNGVVKASVALLQNKADVVFDPNLVKDEEITNAIEDAGFEAELLSEPAASRINPHGTVVGQFTIGGMTCAACVNSVEGILKNLPGVRKAVVALATSLGEVEYDSSIISKDDIANAIEDAGFEASFVQSSEQDKIVLGVVGISGEMDAQFLEGILSKLHGVKQFCFDRVSSDLEVVFDPEVIGSRSLVDGIEGGSSGKFKLLVKNPYTRMTSRDLEESSRMFRLFTASLSLSVPVILMRVLCPRIPLLYSLLIWQCGPFQMGDWLKWALVTVIQFGIGKRFYIAAGRALRNGSTNMDVLVALGTTASYVYSVCALLYGAVSGFWSPTYFETSAMLITFVLLGKYLETLAKGKTSGAIKKLVELTPATATLLVKDKGGKVVGEREIDALLIQPGDILKVLPGTKVPVDGVVVWGSSHVNESMVTGESAPVLKEIDSMVIGGTINLHGSLHIQGTKVGSNTVLSQIISLVETAQMSKAPIQKFADYIASIFVPTVVTMSLLTFFGWYVAGVLGGYPEEWLPENGNYFVFSLMFAISVVVIACPCALGLATPTAVMVATGVGANNGVLIKGGDALERAQKISHVIFDKTGTLTQGNAKVTTVKIFNEMDRGEFLTLVASAEASSEHPLAKAILEYARHFHFFDEPSNTSEFQAYSEQAKFSGWLHDVSDFSVLPGKGIQCSIDGKWILVGNRKLLTENGITIPSKVENFVVELEESARTGILVAQDNIVIGALGIADPLKREAAVVVEGLIKMGVKPIMVTGDNWRTARAVAKEVGIQDVRAEVLPAGKAEVVRSFQKGGSVVAMVGDGINDSPALAAADVGMAIGAGTDIAIEAAEYVLMRSNLEDVIIAIDLSRKTFARIRWNYIFAMAYNVIAIPVAAGVFFPFLKLELPPWVAGACMAMSSVSVVCSSLYLKRYKKPRLTTILEITIE from the exons CTTGGTCAAG GATGAAGAGATTACAAATGCTATAGAAGATGCTGGGTTTGAGGCAGAGCTTCTCTCAGAACCCGCTGCATCTCGTATAAATCCACATGGAACTGTAGTAGGCCAGTTCACAATAGGTGGTATGACATGTGCAGCTTGTGTAAATTCTGTTGAAGGTATCCTTAAAAATCTCCCAGGTGTAAGAAAGGCAGTAGTTGCTTTGGCTACATCACTAGGAGAAGTTGAATATGATTCATCCATAATCAGTAAGGATGATATAGCAAATGCAATTGAAGATGCTGGTTTTGAGGCTTCCTTTGTGCAGAGCAGTGAGCAGGACAAGATTGTACTTGGGGTGGTTGGTATTTCTGGTGAGATGGATGCACAGTTTTTAGAAGGCATTCTTTCAAAGTTGCATGGAGTTAAACAATTTTGTTTTGATCGGGTATCAAGTGATCTTGAAGTTGTCTTTGATCCTGAAGTTATTGGCTCAAGATCTTTAGTTGATGGCATTGAAGGGGGAAGCAGTGGCAAGTTTAAGTTACTTGTCAAGAACCCTTATACAAGAATGACTTCCAGAGATCTAGAAGAGTCCTCACGTATGTTTCGGCTTTTTACAGCAAGCTTATCTCTCAGT GTTCCTGTGATTCTAATGCGAGTTCTCTGCCCTCGCATACCTCTGCTTTATTCTTTACTAATTTGGCAGTGTGGTCCCTTTCAAATGGGTGATTGGTTAAAGTGGGCATTAGTGACTGTTATCCAATTTGGTATTGGTAAGCGTTTCTATATTGCGGCAGGGAGAGCGCTTCGAAATGGTTCCACAAACATGGATGTTTTGGTTGCATTGGGAACTACAGCTTCCTATGTTTATTCTGTATGTGCATTACTTTATGGTGCAGTTTCTGGGTTCTGGTCTCCAACTTACTTTGAAACAAGTGCCATGTTAATCACATTTGTACTCCTGGGGAAGTACTTGGAAACTCTTGCTAAAGGAAAGACATCAGGTGCTATCAAAAAACTTGTTGAGCTTACTCCAGCTACAGCTACACTGCTTGTCAAAGACAAAG GTGGAAAAGTTGTAGGCGAAAGAGAAATAGATGCTTTATTGATTCAGCCTGGTGATATATTAAAAGTACTCCCTGGTACAAAAGTCCCTGTGGATGGTGTTGTTGTATGGGGTTCAAGCCATGTGAATGAGAGTATGGTCACTGGAGAATCTGCTCCTGTTTTGAAAGAGATTGATTCAATGGTGATTGGAGGTACAATCAATTTGCATGGTTCTCTTCACATACAGGGCACAAAAGTAGGTTCAAACACAGTTTTGAGTCAGATAATATCTCTTGTTGAAACAGCACAGATGTCAAAGGCTCCCATTCAGAAGTTCGCTGACTAT ATCGCAAGCATTTTTGTTCCTACAGTTGTTACTATGTCCTTATTAACATTCTTTGGATG GTATGTTGCTGGGGTTCTTGGAGGCTATCCAGAAGAATGGCTTCCAGAAAATGgcaattattttgtgttttctCTGATGTTTGCAATATCTGTTGTGGTTATTGCATGTCCTTGTGCGCTTGGTTTGGCTACCCCCACTGCTGTTATGGTTGCGACAGGGGTTGGTGCCAACAATGGTGTGCTGATAAAGGGAGGGGATGCATTGGAGAGGGCACAGAAAATTAGTCATGTGATATTTGATAAGACAGGCACTTTGACCCAGGGAAATGCTAAAGTCACAACAGTCAAAATTTTCAATGAGATGGATCGTGGAGAATTCCTTACTTTGGTAGCTTCTGCAGAG GCTAGCAGTGAACACCCCTTGGCTAAAGCCATCCTGGAATACGCTCGTCATTTCCATTTCTTTGACGAGCCTTCTAATACCAGCGAGTTTCAGGCTTACAGTGAACAGGCTAAGTTTTCTGGATGGCTTCATGATGTATCAGATTTCTCTGTTTTGCCTGGGAAAGGAATACAGTGCTCCATAGATGGGAAATGGATTTTG GTTGGAAACCGGAAGCTTCTTACCGAAAATGGGATAACTATACCTTCCAAAGTAGAGAATTTTGTGGTAGAGTTAGAAGAAAGTGCAAGGACTGGCATTCTTGTTGCTCAGGATAATATTGTCATAGGAGCTCTGGGTATAGCAGACCCACTAAAGAGAGAAGCGGCTGTTGTTGTAGAGGGCCTTATAAAAATGGGTGTCAAACCAATCATGGTTACTGGTGATAATTGGAGAACAGCTCGTGCAGTTGCTAAGGAG GTCGGTATTCAGGACGTTAGAGCAGAGGTGTTGCCAGCAGGGAAAGCTGAGGTCGTCCGTTCATTTCAAAAGGGAGGCAGTGTAGTTGCTATGGTAGGTGATGGGATCAATGACTCACCTGCATTAGCTGCTGCTGATGTTGGTATGGCAATTGGAGCAGGAACTGATATTGCAATAGAAGCTGCTGAATACGTTTTAATGAGGAGCAACTTGGAGGATGTCATCATTGCCATAGATCTCTCAAGAAAGACATTTGCACGGATTAGGTGGAATTACATCTTTGCCATGGCGTACAATGTGATTGCCATCCCCGTGGCTGCTGGGGTTTTCTTCCCTTTTCTAAAACTGGAGTTGCCACCATGGGTAGCTGGTGCATGCATGGCAATGTCATCTGTAAGTGTTGTATGTTCATCTCTGTATCTAAAGAGATACAAGAAACCCAGACTTACCACTATCTTGGAAATAACTATAGAGTAG